AATTGGACTTGCGAACCTTTGGTGGGTCCGCGCTAACCGATCAGATTCCCGTCCCCACCAATCGAACCGCACGGGATCGTGAACAGCAAATTCCCGTCACCTATGTTCCGGCCAGGAATACAATTTTCTTGAGTCTGGCATTGGCCTATGCCGAGGTATTGGGTGCCTCCAGCATATTTTTTGGGGCCAATATTCGTGACTATTCCGGCTACCCGGACTGCCGACCGGAATTTATTCAGGCCTTCAAGGAGGTGGCTCGTCTTGGCACCCGAATGGGATTGGAAGGGCAACCGGTCGACATTCTCGCCCCGCTGCTCTTTTTGAGCAAGCGTGAGATAATTAAAAAAGGACACGCCTTAGGGGTGCCTTTTCAATGGACCAATAGTTGTTATAATCCAGGTCTCCAAAACCAGCCGTGCGGCCATTGCGATAGTTGCGTGATTCGTCAAGAGGGATTTAAGGAGGCACAACTTCCTGATCCGCTATTCGCCGGATAAATGTGAGACTGTGGCCAGGTCTGAATGCGAATGAGTCTGGTATAAAGGAACGTGGACATGAACAAGCAACCAAGACAAATAATTCTCAGAGGTGTGGCAGGGGTTCTCTGTTGGTTTGTTGTTGGGTGTTCTGAGAATGGGACGAGTGCTGGGGAATCCTCTCCTCCCGCAACCATTGCGCAAGTATCGACCGAGAAAGGCCTGCCAACAGAATTCAAAGACGGCGAGACAAAATTCAATACATTTTGTTCTCCTTGCCATGGAGTGCAGGCCGTGGGAACGGCTCAAGGTCCCCCTTTGGTGCATAAAATCTATGAGCCCAGTCACCATGCGGATTTTGCTTTTCAGCGAGCTGCGGCTCAAGGGGTCAAAGCCCACCATTGGAAATTCGGGAACATGCCGAAGATCGAAGGCGTGACGGCAGATGACGTCACGCAGATAATTGCTTATATCCGGTGGCTCCAGCGCCAAGCTGGAATTTTCTAGACAGTACCGGAGGTTGCCCGGTCAGGCCTCCTTTCGTACTCGCGGCCATTCCAGTCAACATCGACTCTGGTTTGCTCCCACAGGTTTACCCCGTTTGGAGGCAAATCCTTTACCCCATACTTCGTTCCAGTTCATGAACCAGCCCCTGGATCCGTGTAAATCCCGCCTGCCAAAATGCCGTGGAGTTGATATCTACCTGTAGGGGTTTGAGCAGGTCTTGAGGACTGGCCGACCCGCCTCCCGACAGCAATTGCAGATATCGCGGGACGAACGAGGGCCCTTCTGCTTGATAGCGTTGAAACAACGACAGCACTAGTAGACTGCCAAAGCTATAGGCGTAGCAATAAAATGGACTGGCAAAGATATGAGGAATGGCGAGCCATTCCCATTGAAACTCATCGTCCACGGGTAGGCGAGGCCCGAATTGCTCCCGAAGGAGGGTCAGGTAGGTTTGAGCGAGCGCATCAACGGTCGCGCCCTGTTGAACCATGTGATGGGCTTGCCGTTCAAATTGCACAAAGTAGGCCTGTCGCATAATGGTGGCATACGCATCGTCGAGTTGATCGACAAGGAGTCCCGCCTTGACCTTCGGGTCCTTTTCCTGTTGGAGAAGTAAATCGGAAAGCAGGTGCTCGCCAAACACAGAGGCCGTTTCCGCCAGAGGGAGCGACGAATGAAACGTGAAGATGGAATGCTCCCTTGCCATCATCGCGTGAACGGCATGACCCAGTTCATGCGCCAAGGTCGAGACATCACGGGGCTCTCCGGTGAAATTCACCAGGACATAAGGAGTCTGCGTGGGGAGCACGCTATAGCAAAAAGCTCCACCCATTTTGCCGGGCCTAATTGCCGCATCAAGATGATTTTCTTCCAGAACCCGCTTCGCCCGTTGGGCCAATTCCGGGGAAAAGGCTTGATACGCTTCCATTACCAGCTCTTTTGCCCTTGCAAAAGAATATTTGGATTTCTTCGCCGCGAAGGGAGCATACAGATCGTAACGTTGAAACTGCTTTATTTTCAGTAGCCGTGCCTTTAACCGAAAATATTCCTGGAAAATGACGGCATTCTTTCGGCAGGTTTTAAGCAGAGCATCAACGGCTTTTTCGGGGACATCATTTGTGACATTACGCACGGCCATAGGCGAAGCGTAATGCCGCAAGGTGAGGCCTTCATTTCCCCAATCCTGAACCAGGCTCTTATACATTTCTCCAAGGACATCCCGGTGTTCACCATAGACTTTGAAAAGCGCGTGGTAGGCTCCTCGACGAACCGAAGCCAAGGGATGCCGGACATATCCCATCAGTTGTTCGCGGGTCAGACGGGTCGTCCGGCCTTTCATTTTCATGGGAAAAGTCAAACTATTCGTGGTGACGCCATACAATGTTTCGAGAGCCTGGCGACCGGTCGTACTCTTAATGGTTAAAATTCGTTCTTCAGATTCACTCAAGGTATGCGGTGTGAAACGAGTCAAGGTCTCCAGATGGTACCGAAACCGCTCGGCTTCTGCGGTCAACCGGGCCGCGTTGGTGGGCTCGAGGCTTTGCCACCAGAGGTCAAGAAAGACCAGTCGATTGGAAAAATCTGTCAATCTGTTTCGTACCTGGGTGTCAAATGCGCGGGCTTCTTGATTTTTTGTATTTTCTGAAAACCATAAAAACGAAAAAGCCCGCAACGTCGTCATGTGTTCAGTGACGGTTTCGTATTGCTCCCAGATTTCCTTGAAACGAGTAGCAGAAATATCCGGTGATAAATGCGGTCGTACGGCCTCGAGTTCGGAAATCAGGGAGTCAAGTGTTTTGGTGATCCGCTTGAAGTCTTTGTTCGGATGGCGCAAGAGACCTTGAAGGTCCCAGGATGGAAGAGTCTTCGACATGTGTGCTCCTTAATGGGGATATAGTGAACAGTATATTCTATTTTGAAGAGTGGTTGTGTCCTCCTTCGCTAAAGCTTCGGCGGACAGCCTTCGCCCTCCTTACTTGGGTAGTTTA
Above is a window of Candidatus Nitrospira neomarina DNA encoding:
- the queC gene encoding 7-cyano-7-deazaguanine synthase QueC — its product is MSKIVVLASGGLDSTVTAAIAKSEGCELYFLTVDYGQRHRTEIECAQKISEYFEVKEHKIIQLDLRTFGGSALTDQIPVPTNRTARDREQQIPVTYVPARNTIFLSLALAYAEVLGASSIFFGANIRDYSGYPDCRPEFIQAFKEVARLGTRMGLEGQPVDILAPLLFLSKREIIKKGHALGVPFQWTNSCYNPGLQNQPCGHCDSCVIRQEGFKEAQLPDPLFAG
- a CDS encoding c-type cytochrome translates to MNKQPRQIILRGVAGVLCWFVVGCSENGTSAGESSPPATIAQVSTEKGLPTEFKDGETKFNTFCSPCHGVQAVGTAQGPPLVHKIYEPSHHADFAFQRAAAQGVKAHHWKFGNMPKIEGVTADDVTQIIAYIRWLQRQAGIF
- a CDS encoding M3 family oligoendopeptidase — its product is MSKTLPSWDLQGLLRHPNKDFKRITKTLDSLISELEAVRPHLSPDISATRFKEIWEQYETVTEHMTTLRAFSFLWFSENTKNQEARAFDTQVRNRLTDFSNRLVFLDLWWQSLEPTNAARLTAEAERFRYHLETLTRFTPHTLSESEERILTIKSTTGRQALETLYGVTTNSLTFPMKMKGRTTRLTREQLMGYVRHPLASVRRGAYHALFKVYGEHRDVLGEMYKSLVQDWGNEGLTLRHYASPMAVRNVTNDVPEKAVDALLKTCRKNAVIFQEYFRLKARLLKIKQFQRYDLYAPFAAKKSKYSFARAKELVMEAYQAFSPELAQRAKRVLEENHLDAAIRPGKMGGAFCYSVLPTQTPYVLVNFTGEPRDVSTLAHELGHAVHAMMAREHSIFTFHSSLPLAETASVFGEHLLSDLLLQQEKDPKVKAGLLVDQLDDAYATIMRQAYFVQFERQAHHMVQQGATVDALAQTYLTLLREQFGPRLPVDDEFQWEWLAIPHIFASPFYCYAYSFGSLLVLSLFQRYQAEGPSFVPRYLQLLSGGGSASPQDLLKPLQVDINSTAFWQAGFTRIQGLVHELERSMG